The following are encoded in a window of Deltaproteobacteria bacterium genomic DNA:
- a CDS encoding Fic family protein, translating into MSSAVYSDIDRKMELIRARLERDENLLQDFNSRLDVSWIYHDNALEGVVLTYHELRASIDEEIISDATLIPSYEDVKHHKASIEFVRQSAAKRKPPIGLEFLKRIYQLLNDEPVPKATKEKAKAPSAVQTVGLYRRDNPLHRLYFHEIAPPEKIGYHMRKLGQWLATEEVRRLHPVRRAAQAHHKLIGIYPWPKHSGRIARLLMNAMLLRDGYLPAVIHAIERQRYYEVLRHPPGALTTLVAESLNSTLDAALRYLEEVDAQGLRAAS; encoded by the coding sequence ATGAGTTCTGCAGTCTACAGCGATATCGATCGGAAGATGGAGCTCATTCGCGCTCGGCTCGAGCGCGATGAGAATCTGCTCCAGGACTTCAACAGCCGACTCGACGTGTCGTGGATCTACCATGACAACGCCTTGGAGGGGGTCGTACTGACCTACCACGAGCTCCGGGCCTCCATCGACGAGGAGATCATCAGCGATGCCACGCTGATCCCGTCGTACGAGGACGTGAAGCACCACAAGGCGTCCATCGAGTTCGTGCGGCAGTCCGCGGCGAAGCGCAAGCCGCCGATCGGGCTCGAGTTCCTCAAGCGCATCTACCAGCTCCTGAACGACGAGCCGGTGCCGAAGGCGACGAAGGAGAAGGCCAAGGCGCCGAGCGCGGTCCAGACCGTGGGGCTTTACCGCCGCGACAACCCGCTTCATCGACTCTACTTCCACGAGATCGCGCCGCCCGAGAAGATCGGGTACCACATGCGAAAGCTCGGGCAGTGGCTGGCGACCGAGGAGGTGCGGCGCCTGCATCCGGTGCGGCGCGCGGCGCAGGCCCATCACAAGCTGATCGGGATCTATCCGTGGCCCAAGCACTCGGGGCGCATCGCGCGGCTTTTGATGAACGCGATGCTCCTGCGCGACGGGTACCTGCCGGCGGTGATCCACGCTATCGAGCGGCAGCGCTACTACGAGGTGCTCCGCCATCCGCCGGGAGCGCTGACGACCCTCGTGGCCGAGAGCCTCAACAGCACCCTGGACGCCGCCTTGCGTTACCTCGAAGAGGTGGATGCGCA